Proteins encoded together in one Cicer arietinum cultivar CDC Frontier isolate Library 1 chromosome 4, Cicar.CDCFrontier_v2.0, whole genome shotgun sequence window:
- the LOC101507586 gene encoding uncharacterized protein, with translation MENNVVVPFSVTTSFLFLLLSFFSLTNIQQLTCLSPDGQALLSLVSSSSVLSSWNPSTSTPCSWKGITCSPQGRVISLSIPDTCLNLSSLPPQLSSLSMLQLLNLSSTNISGSIPPSFGQLSHLQLLDFSSNSLTGSIPDELGNLSSLQFLFLNSNRLTGTIPPQLSNLTSLEVLCLQDNLINGSIPSQLGSLKSLQQFRIGGNPFLSGKIPSQLGQLTNLTTFGAAATGLSGSIPSTFGNLINLQTLALYDTEISGSIPKELGLCSELRNLYLHMNKLTGSIPFQFGKLQKLTSLLLWGNALTGEIPPEISNCSSLVIFDASSNDLSGEIPEDFGKLVVLEQLHLSDNSLTGEIPWQLSNCTSLATIQLDKNQLSGTIPYQVGELKLLQSFFLWGNLVSGTIPSSFGNCTELYALDLSRNKLTGFIPEEIFSLQKLSKLLLLGNSLTGRLPSSVANCQSLVRLRVGENQLSGQIPKEIGKLQNLVFLDLYMNHFSGSLPVEIGNITVLELLDVHNNYLSGEIPSLIGELENLEQLDLSRNSLTGEIPWSFGNLSYLNKLILNNNLLTGTIPKSVRNLQKLTLLDLSYNSLSGCIPSEIGYVTSLTISLDLSSNAFIGEIPDSISALTQLQSLDLSHNMLYGGIKVLGSLTSLTSLNITYNNFSGPIPVTPFFKTLTSSSYLQNIHLCQSIDGTTCSSNLVQKNGLKSAKTIAMITIILASVTIIVIASWVLVTRSNHRYSVEKALRTSGSTSGAEDFSYPWTFIPFQKLNFSIDNILDCLKDENVIGKGCSGVVYKAEMPHGEVIAVKKLWKTNKGDEMVDSFAAEIQILGYIRHRNIVRLIGYCSNGSVKLLLYNFISNGNLRQLLQENRNLDWETRYKIAVGSAQGLAYLHHDCVPTILHRDVKCNNILLDSRFEAYIADFGLAKLMNSPNYHHAMSRVAGSYGYIAPEYGYTMNITEKSDVYSFGVVLLEILSGRSAVESHHVGDGQHIVEWVKKKMASFEPAVSILDTKLQSLPDQMVQEMLQALGIAMFCVNSSPAERPTMKEVVALLMEVKSQPHEEMGKTSQPLIKQSSTQS, from the exons ATGGAAAATAATGTTGTTGTCCCTTTTAGTGTTACTACCtctttcttgtttttgttaCTCTCTTTTTTTAGCTTAACAAACATACAACAACTCACTTGTCTTTCACCAGATGGACAAGCCCTTCTTTCTCTTGTTTCATCATCTTCTGTTCTTTCCTCATGGAATCCATCAACCTCAACACCTTGTTCTTGGAAAGGCATTACTTGTTCTCCACAAGGTAGAGTCATTTCCCTTTCTATCCCTGATACTTGCCTTAATCTTTCTTCTTTACCACCTCAACTATCATCTTTATCAATGCTTCAGCTTCTTAATCTTTCTTCCACTAATATCTCTGGCTCTATTCCACCTTCTTTTGGTCAACTCTCCCATCTTCAACTTCTTGACTTTTCTTCAAACTCTCTCACAGGTTCCATTCCTGATGAACTTGGAAACCTCTCTTCTCTTCAGTTCCTTTTCTTGAACTCCAACAGATTAACAGGAACCATTCCTCCACAACTTTCCAACCTTACTTCACTTGAAGTTCTTTGTCTTCAAGACAATCTTATAAATGGTTCAATCCCTTCACAGTTAGGCTCTTTGAAATCACTTCAACAGTTTAGGATCGGTGGCAACCCTTTTCTAAGTGGAAAAATCCCATCACAGTTAGGACAACTCACCAACCTCACAACATTTGGTGCAGCAGCCACTGGACTTTCTGGTTCCATTCCTTCTACATTTGGTAACTTGATCAATCTTCAAACTTTAGCACTTTATGACACTGAAATTTCTGGCTCAATACCAAAAGAACTTGGTTTATGTTCTGAGTTGAGGAATCTTTATTTACATATGAATAAGCTTACTGGTTCTATTCCTTTTCAATTTGGCAAGTTGCAAAAACTTACTAGTTTGCTTCTTTGGGGAAACGCATTAACTGGTGAAATTCCACCTGAAATTTCCAACTGTTCATCACTTGTTATATTTGATGCATCTTCTAATGATCTATCTGGTGAAATACCTGAGGATTTTGGGAAGCTGGTTGTTCTTGAACAGCTTCATTTATCGGATAATTCGCTCACCGGTGAAATACCGTGGCAGTTGAGTAACTGCACAAGCCTTGCAACTATTCAGCTTGATAAGAATCAGTTATCAGGTACAATTCCTTATCAGGTTGGTGAATTGAAGCTTCTGCAGAGTTTTTTCTTGTGGGGTAATTTGGTTTCTGGAACAATACCATCCTCTTTTGGAAACTGTACAGAACTGTATGCACTTGATCTTTCAAGGAATAAGTTAACAGGTTTTATACCAGAAGAGATTTTCAGTTTGCAGAAGCTGAGTAAGCTTCTTCTTCTTGGAAACTCATTAACAGGAAGGTTGCCTTCAAGTGTTGCAAATTGTCAGTCTTTGGTGAGGTTGAGGGTTGGTGAAAACCAGCTTTCAGGACAGATTCCTAAAGAGATAGGAAAGTTGCAGAATCTTGTGTTTCTTGATTTGTACATGAATCATTTCTCTGGAAGTTTACCTGTGGAGATTGGTAACATCACAGTTCTTGAGCTTTTGGATGTTCATAACAACTACCTCAGTGGTGAGATTCCATCTCTTATTGGTGAACTTGAGAATTTGGAGCAGCTTGATCTCAGTAGAAACAGTTTGACAGGTGAAATCCCTTGGAGTTTTGGTAACTTGAGTTATTTGAACAAGCTCATACTCAACAATAATTTACTCACAGGTACAATACCAAAATCTGTTAGAAATTTGCAGAAGCTAACACTTTTGGATTTGAGTTATAACAGCTTATCTGGTTGCATACCCTCAGAGATTGGTTATGTTACAAGTTTAACCATAAGTTTGGATTTGAGCTCAAATGCATTCATAGGAGAAATTCCAGATTCAATTTCTGCTCTGACACAGTTACAATCACTTGATCTTTCTCATAATATGCTTTATGGAGGAATTAAGGTTCTTGGCTCTCTTACTAGTCTCACTTCTCTTAATATCACCTACAACAATTTTTCAGGTCCTATTCCAGTAACACCATTCTTCAAAACTCTTACTTCTAGTTCATATCTTCAGAACATTCATCTTTGTCAGTCCATTGATGGAACTACATGTTCTTCAAATCTAGTTCAAAAAAACGGTTTAAAATCTGCAAAAACTATAGCTATGATCACGATTATTCTAGCTTCGGTTACGATAATTGTCATTGCGTCATGGGTTCTAGTAACCCGTAGTAATCATCGGTACAGCGTTGAAAAGGCTTTGAGGACATCAGGTTCTACATCAGGAGCTGAAGATTTCTCATATCCTTGGACTTTTATACCATTTCAGAAACTTAACTTCAGCATAGATAATATCTTGGATTGCCTGAAAGATGAAAATGTGATTGGAAAAGGTTGTTCTGGTGTTGTGTATAAAGCTGAGATGCCACATGGAGAGGTGATAGCAGTGAAGAAGCTATGGAAAACAAACAAAGGTGATGAAATGGTGGATTCTTTTGCTGCTGAGATTCAGATACTCGGTTACATTCGACATAGGAACATTGTGAGGCTCATAGGTTATTGTTCAAATGGGAGTGTTAAGCTTCTTCTATATAACTTTATCTCAAATGGTAATCTAAGACAGCTTTTGCAAGAGAACAGGAACTTGGATTGGGAAACTAGGTACAAGATTGCTGTTGGCTCAGCTCAGGGTTTAGCTTACCTTCATCATGATTGTGTCCCAACAATTCTTCATAGAGATGTTAAGTGCAATAACATACTTTTAGATTCCAGATTTGAGGCTTATATTGCAGACTTTGGTCTTGCAAAGCTAATGAATTCACCAAATTATCATCATGCAATGTCTAGAGTTGCTGGTTCCTATGGCTATATTGCCCCAG AGTATGGCTACACCATGAACATAACAGAGAAGAGTGATGTCTACAGCTTTGGAGTGGTTTTACTCGAGATACTAAGTGGGAGAAGTGCTGTTGAATCCCATCATGTTGGAGATGGACAACACATAGTTGAATGGGTGAAGAAGAAAATGGCAAGCTTTGAACCAGCTGTTTCAATACTTGATACAAAGCTTCAAAGTTTACCAGATCAAATGGTGCAAGAGATGCTTCAAGCACTTGGAATTGCTATGTTTTGTGTGAATTCTTCACCAGCTGAGAGGCCTACTATGAAGGAAGTTGTTGCACTATTGATGGAGGTGAAGAGTCAGCCTCATGAGGAGATGGGGAAAACTTCTCAACCTTTGATAAAGCAGTCATCAACTCAAAGctga